A genomic window from Labeo rohita strain BAU-BD-2019 chromosome 6, IGBB_LRoh.1.0, whole genome shotgun sequence includes:
- the LOC127166355 gene encoding neurexophilin-2: MRLLCWSVLLLIQWILRKVHGLEKQVGKSLDYLEQGPSGTVLKSLPYGVPAGGGGGGGAAPSGGVKPPYQTSRIFSTMDHTPMKPKPPTFGIQNPYEWLRNQSQLLDQTGYRPKRKPSLKTSMKTKKIFGWGDFYFNVKTLKFSLLVTGKIVDHVNGTFTVYFRHNSSSLGNVSVSIVPPSKVVEFEVLQQQNPLHPEIQFHQPHQSTIDPKDIKTFNCRVEYEKTDRSKKPKPCLYDPSQTCFTENTQSHSSWLCAKPFKVICIFISFFSIDYKLVQKVCPDYNFQSEHPYFG, translated from the coding sequence GTGCACGGTTTGGAGAAACAGGTGGGCAAATCTCTGGATTACCTGGAGCAGGGACCGTCCGGCACAGTCCTCAAGAGCCTCCCGTATGGAGTTCCggcaggaggaggaggaggaggaggagcggCTCCTTCAGGAGGCGTCAAACCTCCGTACCAGACGTCCAGGATATTCTCCACGATGGACCACACGCCCATGAAGCCCAAACCGCCCACCTTCGGCATCCAGAACCCGTACGAATGGCTGCGAAACCAGTCGCAGCTCCTGGACCAAACGGGCTACCGTCCCAAACGCAAACCCTCCCTGAAAACCTCCATGAAGACTAAGAAGATCTTCGGCTGGGGCGACTTCTACTTCAACGTCAAGACGCTCAAGTTCAGCCTGCTGGTGACGGGCAAGATCGTGGACCACGTCAACGGGACGTTCACCGTCTATTTCCGCCACAACTCCTCCAGCCTGGGGAACGTGTCGGTGAGCATCGTCCCGCCGTCCAAAGTGGTGGAGTTCGAGGTTCTCCAGCAGCAGAACCCGCTTCACCCGGAGATCCAGTTCCACCAGCCGCACCAGTCCACCATCGACCCCAAAGACATCAAAACCTTCAACTGCCGCGTCGAGTACGAGAAGACGGACCGCTCCAAGAAGCCCaaaccctgcctgtacgacccgTCCCAGACCTGCTTCACCGAAAACACCCAGTCGCACTCGTCCTGGCTCTGCGCCAAACCCTTCAAAGTCATCTGCATCTTCATCTCCTTCTTCAGCATCGACTACAAGCTGGTGCAGAAGGTCTGTCCGGACTACAACTTTCAGAGCGAACATCCGTATTTCGGATGA